A genome region from Lolium rigidum isolate FL_2022 unplaced genomic scaffold, APGP_CSIRO_Lrig_0.1 contig_24363_1, whole genome shotgun sequence includes the following:
- the LOC124680685 gene encoding aspartyl protease family protein At5g10770-like, translating to MAPHSAIHSCLVLCLLLVAPQLGSSYKTTSYYTHGGSRHVVLRDGALSVTHRLSPCSGADADQSMPTISDTFNRDALRLRALSGSWSNKHSDLTIPSTGTPLVALPGGSEYHVTVGYGTPVQKLTVGFDTATAGATFLQCKPCAAGAPCGKAFDPSRSSSLAQIPCSSHDCPFKACSGPTCTIAVTKKGAVLVNATFVTDTLTVAPSIPVNDIRVACLEMGARTTDSSSGVIDLSRESHSLASRVVLSPETVAFSYCLPWDPATQGFLTFGAVRPERAGRGVTYAKLQRNAGRPNLYFVKLVGLSIGGIDLPVPAAAIAADALVEVHTTFTYLKPDVYAVLRSNFRWWMKEYVVAPSSGELDTCYDFTHLNAIEVPIITLRFEGGASLELGIEQMMYFKDRRNIFSVACLAFAPAPAYAPAAAVIGSLAQSETEVVYDVLGGKLGLVPNRC from the exons ATGGCTCCTCACTCTGCCATTCATAGCTGTCTGGTTTTGTGCCTGCTTCTTGTTGCTCCTCAACTTGGCAGCTCTTACAAAACTACTAGCTACTACACCCATGGTGGAAGCAGGCATGTGGTTCTTC GAGATGGCGCGCTATCTGTAACGCACCGACTGAGTCCCTGCTCAGGCGCTGATGCGGACCAAAGCATGCCCACGATCAGCGACACCTTCAACAGGGACGCGCTCCGTCTACGTGCTCTCTCTGGTTCTTGGTCTAATAAGCACTCTGATCTGACGATCCCCTCGACCGGCACTCCCCTTGTGGCATTGCCGGGTGGATCCGAGTACCATGTCACCGTCGGCTATGGCACTCCCGTGCAGAAACTCACGGTGGGGTTCGACACGGCCACTGCAGGAGCCACATTTCTCCAGTGCAAGCCGTGCGCCGCCGGAGCCCCATGCGGAAAGGCCTTCGACCCGTCCAGATCGTCTTCCCTCGCACAGATCCCATGCAGCTCTCACGACTGCCCGTTCAAAGCATGCTCCGGCCCAACCTGCACGATCGCCGTGACAAAGAAGGGCGCCGTCTTGGTGAACGCCACCTTCGTCACGGACACGCTCACGGTGGCGCCATCGATTCCGGTGAACGACATCAGGGTCGCCTGCCTCGAGATGGGCGCTAGAACGACCGACAGCTCGTCCGGGGTGATTGACCTCAGCCGGGAGAGCCACTCTTTGGCATCACGCGTCGTTCTGTCACCGGAGACGGTCGCCTTCTCCTACTGCCTGCCGTGGGACCCTGCCACCCAGGGCTTCCTCACCTTCGGCGCCGTCCGCCCAGAGCGCGCCGGCCGCGGCGTGACCTACGCCAAGCTACAGAGAAACGCTGGCCGTCCGAACCTGTACTTCGTCAAGCTCGTCGGCTTAAGCATCGGTGGCATCGACCTGCCAGTTCCCGCCGCCGCGATCGCCGCCGACGCGCTGGTCGAGGTGCACACCACCTTCACCTACCTGAAGCCGGACGTGTACGCAGTTCTTCGAAGCAATTTCAGGTGGTGGATGAAGGAGTATGTCGTGGCGCCATCGTCCGGCGAGCTCGACACCTGCTACGACTTCACGCACCTCAACGCCATCGAGGTGCCGATCATCACGCTCAGGTTCGAGGGCGGGGCGAGCCTGGAGCTCGGCATCGAGCAGATGATGTACTTCAAGGACCGCCGCAACATCTTCTCCGTGGCGTGCCTCGCTTTCGCTCCGGCGCCGGCCTACGCACCGGCTGCTGCGGTTATTGGGTCACTGGCGCAGTCGGAGACGGAGGTGGTCTATGACGTGCTGGGAGGCAAGCTTGGGCTCGTCCCAAATCGCTGCTGA